From a single Sediminispirochaeta bajacaliforniensis DSM 16054 genomic region:
- a CDS encoding pseudouridine-5'-phosphate glycosidase, which yields MKRINTKAVERTYPLLFGEEVCQAAEEGKPIVALESTIISHGMPWPQNMETAEGLEETVRSAGAVPATIAVIDGVIRIGISKEQLDFLATGKDIVKASRRDLPVVFAKKSSAATTVAATMIAASMAGIKLFATGGVGGVHRGAPSTFDISADLQELAKTNVAVVCAGVKAILDLPLTMEYLETMGVPVLGFGTDELPAFYSRTSGISLEYRIDSYEEGAQILDAKWKAGLSGGVLITNPIPEAHSMETAKINGAIEAALAEADRLRIRGKKITPFLLDKVKSLTEGESLTANIALVKNNATVAAGIAKALSEEE from the coding sequence ATGAAACGCATTAATACAAAGGCCGTTGAGAGAACATATCCCCTACTCTTCGGAGAAGAAGTATGCCAGGCGGCGGAAGAAGGGAAGCCCATCGTTGCCCTCGAGTCGACCATCATCAGTCACGGCATGCCCTGGCCCCAGAACATGGAAACCGCCGAGGGCCTGGAAGAAACCGTCAGATCGGCAGGTGCCGTTCCTGCAACCATTGCCGTTATCGATGGAGTTATTCGAATAGGGATCAGCAAGGAACAGCTCGATTTTCTTGCCACCGGAAAGGATATCGTAAAAGCAAGCCGCAGAGATCTGCCAGTGGTCTTCGCAAAAAAGTCTTCTGCGGCAACCACGGTGGCGGCAACCATGATCGCCGCATCCATGGCGGGTATCAAGCTCTTTGCAACCGGAGGAGTAGGCGGCGTTCACAGGGGTGCACCATCGACCTTCGATATCTCCGCAGATCTTCAGGAATTGGCCAAAACCAATGTGGCCGTGGTGTGCGCGGGAGTGAAGGCAATCCTCGATCTTCCTCTCACCATGGAATATCTGGAAACCATGGGCGTTCCCGTGCTTGGCTTCGGTACCGATGAACTGCCGGCGTTCTACAGCAGAACAAGCGGGATTTCGCTGGAGTATCGAATCGATTCTTATGAAGAGGGAGCCCAAATCCTCGATGCAAAGTGGAAGGCGGGGCTTTCAGGGGGCGTTCTGATCACCAACCCGATCCCCGAGGCCCATTCCATGGAAACGGCAAAGATAAACGGAGCGATCGAGGCAGCCCTTGCAGAGGCCGACCGCCTCAGAATTCGGGGCAAAAAAATCACGCCCTTTCTCCTCGACAAGGTAAAAAGCCTTACCGAAGGAGAAAGCCTTACGGCGAACATCGCCCTGGTGAAAAACAATGCGACCGTGGCCGCGGGTATCGCAAAGGCCCTCAGCGAAGAAGAATAA
- a CDS encoding PfkB family carbohydrate kinase, whose protein sequence is MKENIIVAGGINVDIKGFPFAKAIPGDSNPGRVSTAAGGVGRNIAENLTRLGTGVRLCGAVGEDTQGRFVLKSCEKSGIDTSLVIRSARQPSGCYLSILDEKGELVMAVADMSATEGLTCETSAPWFRSIEEAALLIIDANLPTPLIKELVTRAETAGVPVAADPVSVSKAIRLSPYLSKIRWLFPNRDEWQALFPGKPVGQREHGIPQCGCVVTLGPDGASLLPPPDLGIEPFSMGALPTVVHDVGGAGDAFAAGFCYALISEGNSFGETEAGLRRALITGLAAASLTLESDLSVSPKMNVSSLKERIDETH, encoded by the coding sequence ATGAAAGAAAACATCATCGTTGCGGGCGGTATCAATGTAGATATAAAGGGATTTCCCTTTGCAAAAGCAATCCCCGGTGATTCCAACCCCGGCAGGGTGAGTACTGCTGCCGGAGGAGTAGGGCGTAATATTGCGGAGAATCTCACCCGGCTGGGAACAGGGGTAAGGCTGTGCGGAGCCGTGGGAGAGGATACGCAAGGACGTTTTGTCCTGAAGAGCTGTGAAAAAAGCGGAATCGATACCTCACTCGTCATTCGCAGCGCAAGGCAGCCAAGCGGATGCTATCTCTCCATTCTCGATGAAAAGGGAGAGTTGGTGATGGCAGTCGCCGATATGTCTGCAACCGAAGGATTGACATGCGAGACCTCCGCGCCCTGGTTTCGTTCCATTGAAGAGGCGGCACTTCTCATCATAGATGCGAACCTTCCCACCCCTCTCATCAAAGAGCTGGTTACAAGGGCGGAGACAGCAGGGGTACCCGTTGCTGCGGACCCGGTATCCGTATCCAAGGCCATTCGGTTATCCCCCTATCTTTCGAAGATCCGCTGGCTCTTCCCAAATCGTGACGAATGGCAGGCCCTGTTCCCGGGAAAGCCTGTAGGGCAAAGGGAGCATGGCATTCCCCAATGCGGCTGCGTGGTTACCCTTGGGCCGGACGGAGCGTCCCTCCTTCCTCCTCCCGATCTGGGGATCGAGCCCTTTTCGATGGGGGCCCTGCCGACCGTTGTCCATGATGTGGGAGGTGCAGGGGATGCATTTGCCGCAGGTTTCTGTTACGCTCTCATTTCCGAGGGAAATAGCTTTGGTGAAACAGAGGCCGGATTGAGACGGGCGCTGATTACAGGTCTTGCCGCTGCGTCTCTCACCTTGGAATCGGATCTAAGCGTATCACCAAAGATGAACGTATCCAGCCTGAAGGAGCGAATAGATGAAACGCATTAA
- a CDS encoding threonine aldolase family protein, giving the protein MKQKFYDLRSDTITLPTRDMRKAMYRADVGDDVYGEDPTVIKLQELAAKITGKKDALFIPSGSMGNLIPLMINGGRGNEILAQKNSHILHYELSSAAALAGVTIVPVEGERGIIDPTELAKHLRPDIYYMPRVSMISVENTHNKEGGSCWSLEELKAVSDFAKKQNLLLHMDGARLFNACIAKGIAAKRYCGLVDTVTFCLSKGLGAPVGAVLCGSAKFIEEARRIRKMLGAGMRQAGFMAAAGIYALEHHIERLADDHRHASQIAQALAEKSWATINPADVETNILYFDTSNHDAVQVAAILKKRGIVCGPSGERTIRMVTHLGIDDQDAEEICKAISNCSI; this is encoded by the coding sequence ATGAAACAAAAATTCTACGATCTGAGAAGCGACACCATCACCCTTCCCACCCGGGACATGCGAAAGGCGATGTATCGTGCAGATGTCGGCGACGATGTCTATGGTGAGGACCCCACAGTCATCAAGCTCCAGGAGCTTGCGGCCAAAATCACCGGAAAAAAAGACGCTCTTTTCATCCCTTCGGGATCGATGGGAAATCTCATTCCGCTGATGATAAACGGGGGTCGAGGGAACGAGATCCTTGCTCAAAAAAACAGCCACATCCTCCACTACGAACTTTCTTCGGCTGCGGCCCTTGCAGGGGTAACCATTGTCCCGGTGGAAGGAGAACGCGGTATCATAGATCCGACCGAACTTGCAAAGCATTTACGGCCGGATATCTACTATATGCCCCGCGTTTCCATGATCTCGGTGGAGAATACCCATAATAAGGAAGGCGGCAGCTGTTGGAGCCTTGAGGAACTGAAGGCGGTAAGCGACTTTGCAAAGAAACAGAACCTTCTGCTTCATATGGACGGTGCCAGATTGTTCAATGCCTGCATTGCAAAGGGAATAGCGGCGAAACGCTACTGCGGATTGGTCGACACCGTCACCTTCTGCCTTTCAAAGGGGCTGGGGGCCCCGGTCGGCGCGGTTCTCTGCGGCTCTGCAAAATTCATCGAAGAGGCACGACGGATTCGAAAAATGCTCGGAGCAGGCATGCGTCAGGCGGGATTCATGGCTGCCGCTGGTATCTACGCATTGGAACACCACATCGAACGCCTTGCCGACGACCATAGGCATGCATCCCAGATTGCCCAGGCCCTGGCGGAAAAAAGCTGGGCAACGATCAATCCGGCGGATGTCGAAACCAATATCCTCTACTTTGACACATCTAATCACGATGCGGTACAGGTAGCCGCAATTCTCAAAAAAAGAGGGATAGTGTGCGGCCCCTCGGGAGAAAGAACCATCAGAATGGTCACCCATCTCGGTATAGATGATCAGGATGCAGAAGAGATCTGCAAGGCGATCAGCAACTGCTCGATATGA
- the aroA gene encoding 3-phosphoshikimate 1-carboxyvinyltransferase codes for MKRIVSPGRVSGSLKIPGSKSHTIRALLIASAAQGRSIIQAPLDSSDTRAALSLCRSLGARVAEEQGRWIVEGTGGAMKQAHIDVGNSGTSLFLAAAVAAASDKAVSFDGDEQIRRRSAAPLLDALRALGVEITESGEAGCAPFTVKGPLQGGKVSIFCPTSQYLSALLLAAPLSPSGRSTEIEVPLLYERPYVEMTLKWLDDQGIEYQRRGLEWFLVPGGQHYRPFSAAVPADFSSATFFFCAAAITGDKLLLKGLDPTDIQGDKMVLPILEKMGCCVTPKDGGIEIQGPKEGLCGGTFDLNSIPDALPALAATACFAKGETQLINVPQARIKETDRIAVMALELTGLGADIREMEDGLLISGRGPKGLSGGNVRGHGDHRVIMAEAIAALGAGEEVIIDDDGAVAVTFPNFFSLLDSIRKV; via the coding sequence ATGAAACGGATCGTATCGCCAGGAAGAGTTTCCGGAAGCCTCAAAATACCCGGATCAAAGAGCCACACCATACGGGCACTGCTCATTGCAAGCGCCGCACAGGGGCGCTCGATCATCCAGGCCCCCCTCGATTCTTCGGATACACGGGCAGCCCTTTCCCTCTGCCGCAGTCTGGGAGCCCGTGTGGCGGAAGAGCAGGGAAGATGGATTGTAGAGGGTACCGGCGGTGCCATGAAGCAAGCACATATCGATGTGGGAAACAGCGGGACCTCTCTCTTCCTTGCGGCGGCCGTTGCCGCGGCCTCGGACAAGGCGGTAAGCTTCGATGGGGATGAACAGATACGGCGGAGAAGTGCCGCTCCTCTTCTCGATGCGCTGAGAGCGTTGGGCGTCGAAATCACCGAATCGGGAGAGGCCGGCTGCGCTCCTTTCACGGTGAAAGGTCCTTTGCAAGGGGGAAAAGTCTCCATTTTCTGTCCCACAAGCCAATATCTCTCCGCCCTCCTTTTGGCAGCCCCTCTTTCCCCTTCGGGCAGGAGCACAGAGATTGAGGTCCCCCTACTCTACGAACGCCCCTATGTCGAGATGACCCTCAAATGGCTCGACGACCAGGGAATCGAATACCAAAGGCGGGGCTTAGAGTGGTTTCTGGTCCCAGGAGGGCAGCACTACAGGCCCTTCAGCGCCGCAGTTCCGGCCGATTTTTCCTCCGCCACCTTCTTTTTTTGTGCGGCGGCGATCACCGGCGACAAACTCCTCCTTAAAGGGCTTGATCCCACGGATATTCAGGGCGACAAGATGGTTCTTCCCATCCTGGAGAAGATGGGATGCTGCGTTACTCCTAAAGATGGGGGAATCGAAATCCAAGGACCAAAAGAGGGCCTTTGCGGCGGCACATTCGATCTGAATTCCATCCCCGACGCCCTTCCTGCCCTGGCGGCGACCGCTTGCTTTGCAAAGGGAGAAACGCAGCTGATCAATGTACCCCAGGCCCGAATCAAAGAGACCGACAGGATCGCCGTCATGGCCTTGGAACTTACAGGCCTGGGTGCCGATATTAGGGAGATGGAAGATGGGTTACTTATTTCGGGCAGAGGGCCCAAGGGGCTTTCGGGAGGCAACGTCCGAGGTCACGGCGACCACCGGGTGATCATGGCCGAGGCCATTGCAGCCCTGGGCGCAGGGGAAGAGGTGATTATCGACGACGATGGGGCGGTGGCCGTCACCTTTCCGAACTTCTTTTCCCTCCTCGATTCGATACGCAAAGTGTGA